In one Juglans regia cultivar Chandler chromosome 11, Walnut 2.0, whole genome shotgun sequence genomic region, the following are encoded:
- the LOC108984406 gene encoding GDSL esterase/lipase At1g29670-like isoform X2, producing the protein MACSLKISSWKLLIVFLLASNSQHDDLYYADAKPQVPCFFIFGDSIADNGNNNNLNTTIKINYLPYGIDFPEGATGRFTNGRTPMDFLAEFMGFDHYIPPFATANGSDILEGVNYASGGAGIRNESGQFGTLHKYGARKVAVYGQDMPRCTLFLKSICAFNTASCMAYMTNAITLFNDGLKPMVAGLSHSLPDANFIYINYTGIMTSIFNSQGFNKNINFPCCQVTGTGNIFPLNCNRHGYVCRNRSQYAFFDAVHPTEAVYELQTRRTYRAESPTDSYPFDIEHLAKL; encoded by the exons ATGGCGTGTTCACTCAAGATATCATCATGGAAGCTGCTGATTGTTTTCTTGTTGGCATCAAACTCGCAACATGATGATTTATATTATGCCGACGCAAAGCCACAAGTACCATGTTTCTTCATATTTGGGGACTCCATTGCTGATAATGGGAATAACAACAACCTTAATACGACTATAAAAATCAACTATCTACCGTATGGGATTGATTTCCCTGAGGGGGCGACGGGAAGGTTTACCAATGGTCGTACTCCGATGGATTTTCTTG CTGAGTTTATGGGTTTTGACCACTACATCCCACCATTCGCCACAGCCAATGGTTCGGACATACTTGAAGGCGTCAATTATGCATCTGGTGGAGCGGGGATTCGCAATGAATCGGGACAATTCGGG ACTTTGCACAAGTATGGAGCAAGGAAAGTGGCCGTTTATGGACAGGATATGCCACGTTGTACTCTATTCCTAAAGTCTATTTGTGCATTTAATACGGCTTCATGTATGGCCTATATGACCAATGCAATCACACTTTTCAACGATGGGCTTAAACCAATGGTGGCCGGCCTCAGTCACAGTCTACCCGATGCTAATTTtatctatataaactatactGGAATTATGACAAGCATCTTTAATTCTCAAG GTTTCAATAAGAATATAAACTTTCCTTGCTGTCAAGTGACTGGGACCGGTAATATTTTCCCGTTGAATTGCAACCGCCATGGGTATGTATGCCGTAACAGGAGCCAATATGCATTCTTTGATGCCGTCCATCCTACTGAGGCCGTTTACGAGTTGCAAACGAGAAGAACATACAGAGCTGAGTCTCCAACAGATTCTTATCCGTTTGATATCGAACACCTCGCCAAGCTTTAA
- the LOC108984406 gene encoding GDSL esterase/lipase At1g29670-like isoform X1, with amino-acid sequence MACSLKISSWKLLIVFLLASNSQHDDLYYADAKPQVPCFFIFGDSIADNGNNNNLNTTIKINYLPYGIDFPEGATGRFTNGRTPMDFLAEFMGFDHYIPPFATANGSDILEGVNYASGGAGIRNESGQFGGDRMSMNRQLENHKTTVSRIIKMLGNREQAMEYLSKCIYAVAIGGNDYFNNYFIPIIYPTNAQFTPSQYATVLNQQFSQQLKTLHKYGARKVAVYGQDMPRCTLFLKSICAFNTASCMAYMTNAITLFNDGLKPMVAGLSHSLPDANFIYINYTGIMTSIFNSQGFNKNINFPCCQVTGTGNIFPLNCNRHGYVCRNRSQYAFFDAVHPTEAVYELQTRRTYRAESPTDSYPFDIEHLAKL; translated from the exons ATGGCGTGTTCACTCAAGATATCATCATGGAAGCTGCTGATTGTTTTCTTGTTGGCATCAAACTCGCAACATGATGATTTATATTATGCCGACGCAAAGCCACAAGTACCATGTTTCTTCATATTTGGGGACTCCATTGCTGATAATGGGAATAACAACAACCTTAATACGACTATAAAAATCAACTATCTACCGTATGGGATTGATTTCCCTGAGGGGGCGACGGGAAGGTTTACCAATGGTCGTACTCCGATGGATTTTCTTG CTGAGTTTATGGGTTTTGACCACTACATCCCACCATTCGCCACAGCCAATGGTTCGGACATACTTGAAGGCGTCAATTATGCATCTGGTGGAGCGGGGATTCGCAATGAATCGGGACAATTCGGG GGAGATCGGATGAGCATGAATAGACAGTTGGAAAATCACAAAACTACAGTGTCCCGCATCATCAAAATGTTGGGAAATCGAGAACAAGCCATGGAGTACCTAAGCAAATGCATATATGCTGTTGCAATAGGCGGCAACGACTACTTCAATAACTACTTCATTCCAATTATCTACCCTACTAATGCCCAATTCACCCCATCTCAGTATGCCACAGTTCTCAATcaacaattttctcaacaattaAAG ACTTTGCACAAGTATGGAGCAAGGAAAGTGGCCGTTTATGGACAGGATATGCCACGTTGTACTCTATTCCTAAAGTCTATTTGTGCATTTAATACGGCTTCATGTATGGCCTATATGACCAATGCAATCACACTTTTCAACGATGGGCTTAAACCAATGGTGGCCGGCCTCAGTCACAGTCTACCCGATGCTAATTTtatctatataaactatactGGAATTATGACAAGCATCTTTAATTCTCAAG GTTTCAATAAGAATATAAACTTTCCTTGCTGTCAAGTGACTGGGACCGGTAATATTTTCCCGTTGAATTGCAACCGCCATGGGTATGTATGCCGTAACAGGAGCCAATATGCATTCTTTGATGCCGTCCATCCTACTGAGGCCGTTTACGAGTTGCAAACGAGAAGAACATACAGAGCTGAGTCTCCAACAGATTCTTATCCGTTTGATATCGAACACCTCGCCAAGCTTTAA